In a genomic window of Erigeron canadensis isolate Cc75 chromosome 5, C_canadensis_v1, whole genome shotgun sequence:
- the LOC122600303 gene encoding uncharacterized protein LOC122600303 produces the protein MGVDNRSAVISIVTIVCFLVLMFVTPSIPQDQDYHNFADQRHFLGIPNALNVISNVPFLIIGVIGLILCYYKNYFKLSLQGELCGWTLFYIGVAAVGFGSSYYHLEPNDARLVWDRLPMTIAFTSIIAIFIIERIDQRKGTYSIIPLLLVGVISILYWRFFDDLRPYALVQFLPCIAIPVMAIMLPPMYTHSSYWLWAAGFYLLAKVEEATDDTIYNWTYHIVSGHTLKHLCAAMVPVFLTLMLAKRDIANERISLLQIWKISWTKYTRDGVETQNETVTYTSVPVDESRE, from the exons ATGGGTGTTGATAATCGAAGTGCAGTGATAAGCATAGTAACAATTGTGTGTTTCCTTGTTTTAATGTTTGTAACTCCCTCTATTCCTCAAGATCAGGATTATCACAATTTCGCTGATCAGCGTCATTTTTTAG GTATACCTAATGCTCTGAATGTTATTTCAAATGTGCCGTTCTTAATTATTGGTGTCATAGGGCTCATACTTTGctattataaaaactatttcaAGTTGAG TCTGCAAGGTGAGCTTTGTGGTTGGACATTGTTTTATATTGGTGTGGCTGCTGTTGGTTTTGGATCTTCTTATTATCATCTTGAACCGAATGATGCTCGCCTTGTTTGGGATCGTTTGCCT ATGACCATTGCGTTCACTTCCATTATTGCAATATTTATCATTGAAAGAATTGACCAGCGAAAGGGAACGTACTCCATCATTCCATTGCTTTTGGTTGGTGTCATAAGTATTTTGTACTGGAG GTTTTTTGATGATCTCCGACCATATGCCTTGGTTCAGTTTCTACCTTGCATTGCTATTCCTGTGATGGCCATCATGTTGCCTCCAATGTATACGCATTCTTCATATTGGCTGTGGGCTGCAG GATTCTATCTTCTAGCTAAGGTTGAAGAAGCCACAGATGATACAATTTACAATTGGACTTATCATATAGTTAGTGGACACACTCTCAAGCATCTGTGTGCTGCAATGGTTCCTGTATTCTTGACACTCATGCTTGCAAAGAGGGATATTGCAAACGAGAG GATAAGCTTGCTGCAAATATGGAAAATATCATGGACTAAATACACCCGAGATGGTGTGGAGACTCAAAATGAAACCGTCACCTACACAAGTGTTCCTGTTGACGAGTCTCGTGAATGA